The stretch of DNA TAGCGGGCGTCGTTCGAACCGAAGAACGACACGACATCCGCGATGTCTTCGGGCGCGGCCCTGCGGCCCAGCGGGACCAGCGAGTTGAACCGCTCCTCCCGGGCGGGATCAGCCATCGCGGCGGCCGTCCCTTCGGTGGCCACTCCGCCGGGAGCGACCGCGTTGAACCGCACACCGGTCTGCGCGAATTCCACGGCACAGAGTTTCGTCAGTGACACGACTGCCGCCTTCGAGGGTGAGTACGCCCCGGTCCCCGGTGTCGGCACCTTCGCCGCCATCGAGGCGATGTTGACTACCGATCCGCCAGAGGCTGTCAGCTGCGGCAGCAGTTGCTGGGTGAGCAGCAACGGCGCAACGACGTTGACGTCCATCACGCGGCGGAACTGCGTGACGTCGACATCGGCCAACGACGCCGCCGGGAAGATTCCGGCATTGTTCACCAGTATGTCGAGGTCGTCCACGGATTGCGAGAGTTCGCGTACCGCATCCACGTCCGAGACATCGCAGGCCACCGCCCGGCCGCCGACTTCCTCTGCCACCGCTTTCGCCTTCTCCGCATCCAGATCGACGGCGACGACGGAGAATCCGTCCTTCGCCAGCCGTCGCGCGATCGCACGTCCGATGCCTTGTCCCGCACCCGTGACCAACGCTGTACTCACTCGCCACACCTCTCCACAGAAAATATTCGGATCGCCGGGACATTCGTCCGCGACAACAGTCTATTATTAGATAATGAACTACGCGACTATCGCGCTTCCGTCAGTCTGACACTCCCCACTCCCCGAGGCAATGGCTGCGGGGGACACGGCCGACGGTTCACAGCATCGATGGGCGTCGGCAGGCCCTACCTACACGAGCGAGGCAACCAGATGATCACCCCGTTGAGCCCCGTAGCCGCCAAGACCTGGCAACTCCTCGCAGATCGTGCCGCAGCAGAGCGGGACCCTCGACTGCGCGCGAACATGGAGGTCGTCGCACGACACGTCGAGGCAGAAGTGCGCGGCGACATTCCCGCCTTGATGGCGACTCTCGTCCCGGAACCGCGATATCAGGTATGGGGCGCCTCTACGAGTGTGGGACCGCAGGGATACGACGAAGTGGCGGAATTCTATCGGGCCGCCATCCGGATCGGCAAGAATCGACTCGAGTTCGAGATCGGACGCGTCGTGGTGGACCATGACGCCGTCGTCACCGAAGGCGTTTTCCGCCATGCCTATTCCGGCGCCGTGCTGACCACCCGTGGTTACGGCGGCCTGCAGGACGACTCGTCGGCATGGTTCCTGGTGGAGTACCAGGCGCTGATCGTCTGGCCGATCAGCCCGGATGGCCTCATCATGGGGGAGGACATGTATGCCGGTGAAGCTCCTCGCATCGTGAGGCGACTGGACGCCGGCGAGCTCGACCATCTCGGACCGGTCGACCGCATGTGAGCCTCGCCGATCACCGAGCCCCCGACTCCCCATGGTGACCGAGTTCACACTAAGGTACGATAGTCGGACATTAGATCTTTGGATGAACAAGTTCGTGACGATAGCCGAACGGCGCATCCGCCTGAAAGGAATCTCCATGCTGAGTCCGTACGACGAACTTCCCGTCCATCAAACTTCCTACCCCCTGTCGGTGGTGACGAACACCGACCCCGGGTTCGACGACGGCTACTTCTTCAGTGTCTTCTCCGCGGACCACCGGATCGTTTGCTTCCAGGGTCTGCGCATCAACCCCAACACCGACATCGTCGGTGGGTACGTCGGCTTCAGTCGCGACGGCATCCAGAGGACCGTCCGGTTCAGCCGGACCTGGCGTGAACTGTGCGACACCGTCGTAGGCCCCTATCGCATCCAGGTCGTCGAGCCGTATCGCGACATCCGTCTGACACTCGATGACAATCCCTCGGGTCTCCGATTCGAGCTGAACTGGATGGGCTCCTCCCCGGCATACGAAGAAGCGCACCATCTTGCAACGAATCGTGGTCGTCCGACCACCGACCAGACGAGGTACTCCCAGGCCGGAACAGCGCTCGGCTGGATCGAGATCGATGGTGAACGCATCGATGTAGAGCCCACCCAGTGGTACGGCAGCCGAGATCACTCGTGGGGGCTCTACCACGAACGGCCGCCGCTCGCACCGAATCCACGATTCCTACCCCCGCGAGCAGCGGAGGGGGTGCCTCGCGCCCTGCGATTCTGGACGCTGTTCGGTGCCGGTGAACTGTCGGGGTTCTACGCCATCCATGAATCACCCGACGGCAAACAGGTGCCGATGAACGACACGTTCGGTACGCCCTTCGAGGGCAGGCTGCACCTGGGATGGGACACGGAAACCATCGACCTGGTGGGCGGGTCGCACGAGCTCGAACTCGTGCCGGGTACGCGCTTGCTGCGCGCGGCGACCGTCACCCTTCTCGATGCCGACGGGGGAAAATGGGTGCAGCACGTCGAACCGGTCGCTCCGCCGTGGGTCACCGCCACCATCGGTTATCAGGCCGGGAGTTGGAAGGATGGCGGTTCGATGCGGACCTACCACGGACCGGGTGTGAGCGTCGAATGGGACGAGTTCGATTTCGCCGAGCAACCGTTCGACCACACGATGTATGACGGCACGGTTCACCGCAATCTGCACGGCAAGGAGTATCTCTCCCGGGTCACCACCCTGGCGCCCGATGGCCGACGCTGGGATGGTGCCGGCCATACCGAGCTGTTCCTCGACGGCCCCTTCGCTCCCTACGGTCTGCAGTGATGGCGGAACTCGGAGACGTCGCGTTCGTCGAGCGGTGGTTCCGCGAGCGGCTCGGCGACATCGACCCAGAGGCTACCGACGTTCGGATCGCCGCAGCCGAGCGTCTCTCGCGAGGAGTGTCGCGGGAGACGTGGTCGGTGACCGCGACCGTCCTGGTCCACGGAACCTGGGCGCCGCAGCAGTTCGTCGTCCGCCGTGACCACGCCAGCGGGAGCATCATTCCGACCTCGCTGCAGACCGAGTACGACGTCTATCGGTTCCTGCGCGACTCCGCGATTCCCACCTCGAAGGCGCTGTGGTTCGAGGACAACCACGACTGGTGCCCGGACTCTCGGCCGGCATACGTGCGCACCCATGTCGCCGGTGACTGGAAGCTTCCCTTCATCAGCAGCACCGATGAAGCGCACGACGAGATGCGCATCGCGGCCTCGAAGGAACACCTCGACAAGCTCGCACTGGTGCACACCGCGGACTGGAAAAGTCTGGGATTCGCTGACATCTTCGCAGTGCCGGATTCCCCGGCGGACTGCGCCGCGAATCTGGTTCGCGCAAATGTGGCACAGCTCGAACGGTTTCAGTTCGAACCGAATCCCATACTCAGCGAGGGCGTGTCGCGCCTGCTGCAGTCGGCTCCCCGGGACTGCCCGCAGATCACTCTGTGCAAGGGGACCAACGGACACGGCGAGGAGGTCTGGTCCGGTGGGCGCATCGTGGCGATGTCCGACTGGGAACTCGCCGCACTCGGTGATCCGGCCTACGACTTCGCACAGATTCAGGAAATGATTCCCGAGATCGAGCGTGGCGGGCGGCGCCTCTGGGGCCTTCCCGAAGCGCTGTCCTACTACTACGACCGCACCGGCATCGAGGTCACGGTCGAGCGGATCGACTTCTACCGAGCGCTCTATGGACTGCTGCAATTCCTGTACACCCATCATGCGGCGGCGCAGGTGCGCGATCAGGACCATCCACCGTTGCGGTTCGTGTGGAACGCCGCCGAAATCGGATTCCACAGCGAAGTACGCCTGGCAGGCCTCTTCGGCGCCGCACCCGGAAAAGTGAGGTCCTCACAATGATCTATCCCACGACAGATGTCGTTCTCACGTCGATCATCGATGCAGTCGAGACCGACATCGCTCCCCACGTCCAGGACGACCACGCAGCGAGTTTGTGTAAGACCGTCGCGCAGATGCTGCGCTCGGTCCGGGCACGCACGACCGACGAAATCTCGGCGCTGCATGCCGGCAACGATGAATTACGCGGCGTCCTCACGGCGGCCCTCCACCGCGCGGACCACCCAGCCGAGGTCCGCACATCCATCGCGGCGGCGATAGACGATGCACCGGCGCCGCGATACCCCGACCTGGCAGACCTCCACCGTGACGCTGTTAGCCTCCGTGCTGCGCTGGTCTCGATCATCGACGCGACACCTGATGAATCGCACCCGAGCCGGCAAGCCGCGCGTGAGTACATGCGTCACCAGCTCGAGCGCGAACAACGCTGGCAGCAGGACGCCTTCACCGGCCCTCGGCGATAGACGCCGAGGTCAGCCGCCCACCGTCAGTAACCGGCGGAGGCGGCCGACCTCGGCGCGCCGGTCGATCGAATCGACGTAGCGCTCGAAGGATCCGTACTCGCGCCGGAAGGCATCGAGGAACCCGAGCATCACCTCCGGCGGGGTGTACACCATCGAGGCCTCATCGTTGACGATCAGCGCCATCGCCACCGGATCGTGTTCGCGCATCCATGCGAGGCTGCGCGCCATACCGGCCGCACTGAGCGCGTAGTCCTCGGCGATCTGATGGTCGGGAACGCCGAGGATCCCCAGCAGGACCGCGACGACGATCGCTGTCCGGTCCCGCCCGGACGTGCAGTGCACGACAGCGGGCAGTGCACCGGCGCCGGCGAGCACGGTCAGTGCTGCCGCAATCGTCTGCCGGCCCTCCCCGAGCATCTGGTGGTAGGCGTCGATCAACGGCGCGGGCGTGCACCACCCCTGTGACTGGGACTTCGTCGGCAGCGACTCCCACGCCACGAGCGGCAGAGCATGCAGCTCCGGTGATCGCTCGTACCACGCGCACAGTCCGTGTTGCTCGACCTCCTTGGACGTCCTCAGGTCGATGACGGTCCGCAGTCCGATGTCGGCAAGGACTCGCTGATCGCGGCGGTCGAGCCGGCCGAGTGCATCCGACCTGAACAGCACGCGCTCGCGGATCGAGGTCTCCGAACCGGCAGGAAGTCCACCGAGGTCCCGAAAGTTGAAGCATCCATTCAGCTGAATTGCCCTGGGGCTTGTCGCACCCGACATCGTCGCTACGGCTCCTGGTTCTGGTCCGGGATCACGGATTCCGGAAATTAGGGATTTGTTTCTTCATCCGCGCGCGGCCGGCGATTCGCGCCTCCTGGCCTTTGAAGCTGACCGACTGGCCGAGCGCCTCCCGGTCGATCGCCTGGTGGAAAGAAGACTCCGTGGACACGTTGACGAGGCTCTTCATCATCGCCAACGCGGACGTCGGCCCGTCCGCCAGAGTCTGAGCCCACTCCTCGACGAACCGGTCGAGTTCGCCGGAGGGAACCGCGCGATTGGCGATCCCCATCTCCGCGGCCTCTTTGCCCGTCAGCTGCCGGCCGAAGAACAGGATCTCCTTCGTCTTCGCCACACCGATGAGTCGAGGGAGGGACCAGGATGCACCACCGTCGACTGAAATTCCCAAGTTGGCGAACGTCTCTCCGAAAACGGCATCCTCGGCAGCGACTACGAGGTCGCAGCACAGCGCGAAGTTGCATCCGAATCCGACGGCGGGTCCCTCGACCTTCGCGATGGTCGGCCGCGGGAGGTCGTGGAGAAGAGTGCACAACTGGCCCACTCGGCGCATGAATGTCAGCTCGTCCGGTTCCAACGGGGCGCCGAGATCCATGCCCGAGCAGAATGCGCCGCCGGCCCCGGTGATCACGACGGCACGGTCGTCGGGAGTGCGGGCGATCTCCTCCAATGCGGCGATCGCCCCCTCCACGAGTTCACCGGTCAGCGCGTTCTTGCGGTGCGGCCGGTTGAGCGTGACCGTCACGACACCCTCCGAGCGGGTGGTCAGGACCTCAGACACGCCTTTCCCCCAACCCGGACAGCTGCGCTACCCGTTCGCGGTGCTCGCTGGCGGTTCCGAGGTACAGTTCGCCGAATTTCGCTCGGCGGTAGTACAGGTGCGCGTCGTGCTCCCAGGTGAACCCGATCCCGCCGAAAACGTGCAGCGTTTCCTCGGCGATGTGCATGAAGGCATCGGCGCACACCGATTTGGAAACGCTCGCGGCGATCGCCAACGCGGTCGCAGTCCCCGGATCGGGGTTACGCAGCCACTTCTCCGCCGCCGCCACGGCGGCGTCAGCGGCCGACCGCGCCATTTCCAGTTCGAGCAGCACGTCCACGAGGGTGTGCTTGATGGCTTGGAAGCTGCCGATCTTGCGGTCGAATTGCACCCTCTGCTTCACGTAGGCGACAGCCTCGTCGAGGCACTGTTGCCCGGCGCCGACCAACTCGGCCGAGAGCAGCGTGACGGCCAGATCGAGGCCACTGGCCACGGCCGCCGACGCGGCCTCTCCGGTCGCCAGCAGCGTTGCCGGGGTATTCGCGAATTCGACGGTACCGAGAGCACGCACGAGGTCGAGTGAGTCGAGCATTCGCCTCTGGAGTCCCGCCGCGCCGGCTTCCACGGCAAACAGTCCCGTGCCGTGGGGAGTGGACGCGGTGACGAGCACGATGTCTGCGGCGGCGGCATCGACGACGAAGCCCTTCTTCCCCGTGACATGCCATCGTCCGTCGGTCTCGGTGGCAGCAGTCGACGTCGGAGGGAGAAACCAGCCGGTCTCGGTCTCGTGGAACGCCGCCGTCGCGACGACCGCGCCCTCCGCGATCTTCTGCAGCAGTCGCCCCGCCTCGGGTGCGTCACCGCACCCCAGGAGTATCGCCGAGGCCAGGCCCACCGTGGAGAAGAGCGGTACCGGCGACAGTGCGCGTCCGGTTTCTTCGAACACTGCGGCCGCGTCGGCCACCTGTGCGCCGGCGCCCCCGAGGTCCTCGGCGACGAGCAGTCCGGCGACGCCGACCTCCTCTGCGAGTGTCCGCCACAAGCTCAGGTCGCAGTCGTCACCGGTGTCGACCGTCGACTCCAGCCACGCTCGAACGTCACCATGCCGTGTGATGACGCTGCGAACCGCCGATCGCAGCTGGTCGCGCTCCTCGACCATGACGTCAGACATGGGAGCGGATGCTTTCGGCTGCGCGGGCCCGGATCGCCACGGGCGACTGCGGCGCCCCGCAGCTCGGCAGTGCCACCACGGCGGTTCCGGGCATCACGTTGTCGCCACGTTGGTTTCGCGCGTACGTTTCGAGTTCCACGACGTGCTCGCCGTCCTCGTCGACCCGCTTGCCGGTCACGGTCCCGCCGAGCTCGATGACGTCTCCGAGGTACACGAATCCCCGGTATTCCGCTGTCACGTGCTTGACCCAGGCGTTGTCCCCGCACCAGTGCGTCAACGCGAGGATCTGCCAGCACTGGCGCTGGAATCCGACGTCGTACTGGTAGGCGACGCCCATCGCGTTCGCCGCCGCCTGGTTGTAGTGCACCGAATAGATCGGCTCACGTGCCTTCGTTACCGGATCACGGAACGCCCAGGCGGGGTGGGCGGCGTAGTCGAGCGCGGCGGATGCGTTCGCCTTCAGCCGGGGAATGGGGGCGCCACCGCCGGCCACGAAGGCCACCTCGTCGGTCAGCCCGATCGGGCCCTTCGTCAGGGTCGAGGCTGCATCGCCGACGGCAACATCTTCCCACCACAGGGGATTCTCGCCGCGCGGCTTCTCTGCCAGGACCTTCCGCTCGACCTCCTCGATCTCCTCGACGGTCCACCGGTGCGGTACCTGAATATCCCGCTTATTGCTCTTACTCTTACTCTTTGCGGCACCACGCTCGTAGTTGACGACCTGCCAACGGATTTCGGCGACGTCCTGGCCCAACTGGTTCACGTAGGTGTTGGTGAACGTGTCGGTGACCATCTTGCCGGCGAAGTTGCTGGGCCGCGGACCGGTGAATCCGTCGTAGCGGCACCCGGAGCTGATCTTGTCGTTCCAATAGATCGGAGCGAGGAGATCCATCTGGGTTGCACAGTGGAAGGCACCGAGTCCGGGCCAGCCGAACTGGATTCCGGAGAAGCAGCCGATCGAGAACGAGGGCGGGGCGACGGGCCCGCCGTAGTCGGAACGCCTGCCGTGCTCGGCGTCGGTCCACAGCGGGTTGATGTCGCCGATTCCGCCCGCGAACTTGGCCACCGCAATTCGAGTGGCTTCCTCATTGTTGACCGAGTGATCGATCCGCAACTGGGCACCGATCTTCGACTCCATCGAGGCGATCATCGCGTCGTCGATGACCGCTTCGGGCATCCGAGCCTCCTCCGTTTCCGGTGCAGACTGGATGGCGCCGGCGGTCACTTCTTGCCTGCGTTCGGGTTCGCGGTCCACTTCTGGCCGGCCGGGATACCGGCGTCCTGGACTGCCTTCGCCAGGTCGGACACCGACCAGCGTCCCTCGGTCTGCAGCTTCCACTCGGGATCCTTCTCCCACGGCTTGATCCTCTGCACCCGGCTGCCGCCGACGAGGAAGACCTCTCCGCTGAGTTCGGATTCGGGTGAGGCCAGGAATACGACGAACGGAGACACGTTCGCCGGGTCCCACCGATCGAACTTGCCTTCGTCGGACGACAGGGCGTCGCCGAAGGCGCTGACGGTCAAGCGCGTACGTGCCTGCGGGAGAATGGCATTGACGCGCACGCCGTATCGTTCGAGTTCCTTCGCGCTGACCTGGGTCAGCGATGCGATCGCGGCCTTGGCTGCGGCGTAGTTCGCCTGGCCGGGGTTGCCGAAGACCCCGGATTCGCTCGAGGTGTTCACGACCGAAGCGTTGACCGGCCGCCCCGCCTTGCTCTCCTCGCGCCAGTATCGCGCCGCCGCTCGGGTGACCAGGAAGGTGCCCCGCATGTTGACGCGGACCACGAGGTCCCAATCCTCGTCCTCGATGTTGACGAGAACACGGTCGCGCAGAATTCCTGCGTTGTTGATGACGACGTCGAGGCGTCCGAACGTCTCGAGGGCGGTGTCGACGATGCGCTGGGCGCCGGCCGAATCCGCGACATCGTCACCGTTCGCCACGGCCTCGCCACCGTTCGCGCGGATCTCGGCTGCGACCTCCTCTGCGGGACTCGACGCAGCACCGGTACCGTCCTGACCACCACCGAGGTCGTTGACGACGACCTTGGCGCCCTCCGCTGCCAGCAGCAGTGCGTGTTCACGGCCGATTCCCCGGCCTGCGCCCGTCACGATCGCGACGGCGTTGTCCAAGCTTCCCATGTGAAACTCCTACTCGAATGCGTGTGAATGGCTGCAGTCACCCAGGAGGCGGACCACAGCGTCGATCGGGCTGTCAGCCCTTGGTCGATGCGCTCGGAGCCGGGGTAACCGGTTCCTTCGGCAACCCCAGGACTCGCTCGGAAATGATGTTGCGCTGGATCTCGTCGGTCCCGCCACCGAGCCGGAATCCAGGTACACCGAGCACGAACTCGGACCAGGAGTAGGTACCCCACTCCCCGGTGTCCGCGAGCAACTTGGGACCCAGCGTCTGACTCACCAGGTGTGAAAGGGCGGCCAGGTTTCGCGTCAGCGCCAACTTCGACAGCGACATCTCCGGTCCGGGGAGGTGGCCTGCTTTGGCAGCTGCCTCGGCGCGCGCTCTCATCGCCTTCGCCGCGGCAACGCCCGCATACACCTTGGCATATTCCTGGCGAATCGCCGGATCGAACTGCGCGTCCAATTGGACGAGCATG from Rhodococcus opacus B4 encodes:
- a CDS encoding acyl-CoA dehydrogenase family protein; this translates as MSDVMVEERDQLRSAVRSVITRHGDVRAWLESTVDTGDDCDLSLWRTLAEEVGVAGLLVAEDLGGAGAQVADAAAVFEETGRALSPVPLFSTVGLASAILLGCGDAPEAGRLLQKIAEGAVVATAAFHETETGWFLPPTSTAATETDGRWHVTGKKGFVVDAAAADIVLVTASTPHGTGLFAVEAGAAGLQRRMLDSLDLVRALGTVEFANTPATLLATGEAASAAVASGLDLAVTLLSAELVGAGQQCLDEAVAYVKQRVQFDRKIGSFQAIKHTLVDVLLELEMARSAADAAVAAAEKWLRNPDPGTATALAIAASVSKSVCADAFMHIAEETLHVFGGIGFTWEHDAHLYYRRAKFGELYLGTASEHRERVAQLSGLGERRV
- a CDS encoding enoyl-CoA hydratase/isomerase family protein, with translation MSEVLTTRSEGVVTVTLNRPHRKNALTGELVEGAIAALEEIARTPDDRAVVITGAGGAFCSGMDLGAPLEPDELTFMRRVGQLCTLLHDLPRPTIAKVEGPAVGFGCNFALCCDLVVAAEDAVFGETFANLGISVDGGASWSLPRLIGVAKTKEILFFGRQLTGKEAAEMGIANRAVPSGELDRFVEEWAQTLADGPTSALAMMKSLVNVSTESSFHQAIDREALGQSVSFKGQEARIAGRARMKKQIPNFRNP
- a CDS encoding phosphotransferase; the protein is MAELGDVAFVERWFRERLGDIDPEATDVRIAAAERLSRGVSRETWSVTATVLVHGTWAPQQFVVRRDHASGSIIPTSLQTEYDVYRFLRDSAIPTSKALWFEDNHDWCPDSRPAYVRTHVAGDWKLPFISSTDEAHDEMRIAASKEHLDKLALVHTADWKSLGFADIFAVPDSPADCAANLVRANVAQLERFQFEPNPILSEGVSRLLQSAPRDCPQITLCKGTNGHGEEVWSGGRIVAMSDWELAALGDPAYDFAQIQEMIPEIERGGRRLWGLPEALSYYYDRTGIEVTVERIDFYRALYGLLQFLYTHHAAAQVRDQDHPPLRFVWNAAEIGFHSEVRLAGLFGAAPGKVRSSQ
- a CDS encoding SDR family oxidoreductase, with protein sequence MGSLDNAVAIVTGAGRGIGREHALLLAAEGAKVVVNDLGGGQDGTGAASSPAEEVAAEIRANGGEAVANGDDVADSAGAQRIVDTALETFGRLDVVINNAGILRDRVLVNIEDEDWDLVVRVNMRGTFLVTRAAARYWREESKAGRPVNASVVNTSSESGVFGNPGQANYAAAKAAIASLTQVSAKELERYGVRVNAILPQARTRLTVSAFGDALSSDEGKFDRWDPANVSPFVVFLASPESELSGEVFLVGGSRVQRIKPWEKDPEWKLQTEGRWSVSDLAKAVQDAGIPAGQKWTANPNAGKK
- a CDS encoding SDR family NAD(P)-dependent oxidoreductase, encoding MSTALVTGAGQGIGRAIARRLAKDGFSVVAVDLDAEKAKAVAEEVGGRAVACDVSDVDAVRELSQSVDDLDILVNNAGIFPAASLADVDVTQFRRVMDVNVVAPLLLTQQLLPQLTASGGSVVNIASMAAKVPTPGTGAYSPSKAAVVSLTKLCAVEFAQTGVRFNAVAPGGVATEGTAAAMADPAREERFNSLVPLGRRAAPEDIADVVSFFGSNDARYVTGQVLYVDGGLSEATVRFLQAAQRG
- a CDS encoding tyrosine-protein phosphatase, whose protein sequence is MSGATSPRAIQLNGCFNFRDLGGLPAGSETSIRERVLFRSDALGRLDRRDQRVLADIGLRTVIDLRTSKEVEQHGLCAWYERSPELHALPLVAWESLPTKSQSQGWCTPAPLIDAYHQMLGEGRQTIAAALTVLAGAGALPAVVHCTSGRDRTAIVVAVLLGILGVPDHQIAEDYALSAAGMARSLAWMREHDPVAMALIVNDEASMVYTPPEVMLGFLDAFRREYGSFERYVDSIDRRAEVGRLRRLLTVGG
- a CDS encoding FAS1-like dehydratase domain-containing protein; its protein translation is MPEAVIDDAMIASMESKIGAQLRIDHSVNNEEATRIAVAKFAGGIGDINPLWTDAEHGRRSDYGGPVAPPSFSIGCFSGIQFGWPGLGAFHCATQMDLLAPIYWNDKISSGCRYDGFTGPRPSNFAGKMVTDTFTNTYVNQLGQDVAEIRWQVVNYERGAAKSKSKSNKRDIQVPHRWTVEEIEEVERKVLAEKPRGENPLWWEDVAVGDAASTLTKGPIGLTDEVAFVAGGGAPIPRLKANASAALDYAAHPAWAFRDPVTKAREPIYSVHYNQAAANAMGVAYQYDVGFQRQCWQILALTHWCGDNAWVKHVTAEYRGFVYLGDVIELGGTVTGKRVDEDGEHVVELETYARNQRGDNVMPGTAVVALPSCGAPQSPVAIRARAAESIRSHV
- a CDS encoding nuclear transport factor 2 family protein, with translation MEVVARHVEAEVRGDIPALMATLVPEPRYQVWGASTSVGPQGYDEVAEFYRAAIRIGKNRLEFEIGRVVVDHDAVVTEGVFRHAYSGAVLTTRGYGGLQDDSSAWFLVEYQALIVWPISPDGLIMGEDMYAGEAPRIVRRLDAGELDHLGPVDRM